From a single Flavobacterium sp. genomic region:
- a CDS encoding S9 family peptidase — MKKIRLAVLFFVLSSVSILAQQKITLEEIWGGAFRTKGMDALSAMKNTNQYTVLNFDRATKSYQIDLYDFATLEKVSTLFDTKNHPEIKAIDSYSFDKNEKKILIATNSTPIFRHSFTAQYYVYDMPSKTLNSFTANAIQEPTFSADGTKIAYAFENNLHVHDLSSGVKIQITNDGQKNKIINGITDWVYEEEFAFVKAYDWNVTGNKIAYIKFDETEVPEFSMDMYNEGLYPTQTVFKYPKAGEKNALVSLHIFDLKSGTTKKINLGNYKDFYIPRIKWTNDAAILSVQVMNRHQNNLDLHFVEANTGIAKIVLNEKDNAYVDVTDNLTFLKDNSFIWTSEKDGYNHIYHYDRSGKLKKQITSGKWEVTSYYGFDEKTGMVYYQSVENGSINRDVYAIKVDGKSKVRLSSKTGTNSATFSPNFQFFINIYSSATSAPIYTLNDSKAGAVVKTIVSNEAVEQKLAKYDVTPKEFFVLTTEKGQQLNAWMIKPKNFDATKKYPVFMFQYSGPGSQQVANTWNGANDYWFMLLAQQGYIVACVDGRGTGFKGAAFKKCTQKELGKYEVEDQIDAAKVIGKYNYVDATRIGIFGWSYGGFMSSNCLFQGADVFKMAIAVAPVTSWRYYDSIYTERYMQTPQENASGYDNNSPINHVSKLKGNFLLIHGTADDNVHVQNTMKMVEALVQANKQFDWAIYPDKNHGIYGGKTRLQLYTKMTNFIKEKL; from the coding sequence ATGAAAAAAATAAGATTAGCCGTATTGTTTTTTGTATTGAGCTCAGTATCAATACTTGCACAACAAAAAATCACTTTAGAAGAAATTTGGGGTGGCGCCTTTAGAACCAAAGGAATGGATGCTTTGAGTGCCATGAAGAACACCAATCAGTACACGGTGTTAAATTTTGATAGAGCAACAAAAAGTTATCAAATTGATTTATATGATTTTGCAACTTTAGAAAAAGTTAGCACTCTTTTTGATACCAAAAATCATCCCGAAATTAAAGCAATTGATAGTTATTCATTTGACAAAAATGAAAAAAAGATTTTGATTGCTACAAATTCAACTCCAATTTTTCGTCATTCTTTTACCGCACAATATTATGTTTATGATATGCCTTCAAAAACTTTAAATAGTTTTACTGCAAATGCTATTCAAGAGCCTACTTTTAGTGCTGATGGAACAAAAATCGCATATGCTTTTGAAAATAATTTACATGTTCATGATTTAAGTTCAGGTGTAAAAATTCAAATTACAAATGATGGGCAAAAAAATAAAATTATTAATGGTATTACCGATTGGGTATATGAGGAAGAATTTGCTTTTGTAAAAGCGTATGATTGGAATGTTACAGGAAATAAAATTGCATATATTAAATTTGATGAAACCGAGGTGCCTGAATTTTCAATGGATATGTACAATGAAGGATTATATCCTACACAAACCGTTTTCAAATATCCAAAAGCGGGTGAGAAAAATGCTTTAGTATCGTTACATATTTTCGATTTAAAATCAGGAACAACCAAAAAGATAAACTTGGGGAATTATAAAGATTTTTATATCCCAAGAATCAAATGGACCAATGATGCAGCTATTTTGAGTGTTCAAGTTATGAACCGTCATCAAAATAATTTGGACTTACATTTTGTTGAGGCTAATACAGGTATCGCAAAAATTGTGTTAAATGAAAAAGATAACGCTTATGTTGATGTTACCGATAATTTAACGTTTCTAAAAGATAACAGTTTTATTTGGACATCGGAAAAAGATGGTTATAATCATATTTATCATTATGATCGTTCAGGTAAGTTAAAAAAACAAATTACTTCAGGAAAATGGGAAGTAACTAGTTATTATGGTTTTGATGAAAAAACAGGTATGGTGTATTACCAGTCTGTTGAAAATGGTTCCATTAATAGAGATGTTTATGCTATTAAAGTAGATGGAAAATCAAAAGTAAGATTGTCTTCAAAAACAGGAACTAATTCAGCAACGTTTAGTCCAAATTTCCAATTCTTTATTAATATATATTCAAGTGCAACTTCGGCACCAATTTATACTTTAAACGATTCAAAAGCGGGAGCGGTTGTTAAAACTATTGTTTCTAATGAAGCGGTAGAGCAAAAATTAGCAAAATATGATGTAACTCCAAAAGAGTTCTTTGTATTAACTACTGAAAAAGGACAACAATTAAATGCTTGGATGATTAAACCAAAAAACTTTGATGCTACTAAGAAATATCCAGTTTTTATGTTTCAATATTCAGGACCGGGTTCTCAACAGGTAGCAAATACTTGGAATGGAGCGAATGATTATTGGTTTATGCTATTAGCTCAACAAGGTTACATTGTGGCTTGTGTGGATGGAAGAGGAACTGGTTTTAAAGGTGCGGCTTTCAAAAAATGTACGCAAAAAGAATTAGGTAAATATGAAGTAGAAGATCAAATTGATGCCGCTAAAGTAATTGGTAAATACAATTATGTGGATGCTACTAGAATTGGAATTTTTGGTTGGAGTTATGGTGGTTTTATGTCGTCAAACTGTTTGTTCCAAGGTGCTGATGTATTCAAAATGGCAATTGCTGTAGCTCCGGTTACTTCTTGGAGATATTACGATAGTATTTATACTGAACGTTACATGCAAACTCCACAAGAAAACGCTAGTGGTTACGATAATAACTCACCAATCAATCACGTAAGTAAATTAAAAGGGAATTTCTTATTAATTCATGGAACGGCTGATGATAATGTTCATGTTCAAAATACTATGAAAATGGTGGAAGCATTAGTTCAAGCTAATAAACAATTCGATTGGGCTATTTATCCCGATAAAAACCATGGAATTTACGGCGGGAAAACGCGTCTGCAATTGTACACAAAAATGACGAATTTTATTAAAGAAAAATTATAA
- a CDS encoding peptide MFS transporter — protein MSEVAAKQSHPKGLWVLFGTEMWERFNFYGMRAILTLFMVNSLLIKEADAAIIYGGFLALCYLTPLLGGFISDKYIGNRYSIMLGGTLMAIGQFLLFISASTFDSSISSAKIFMWVALFIIIFGNGFFKPNISSMVGSLYPKQEKNKLDSAFTIFYMGINIGAFLGQFICPWVGDVKDAETGVRDIFAFKWGFLAASIAMIIGTITFFILKNKYVVTPEGRPIGGLPKNNVSDDFEEGETQTAKFTGTAIGTAVAIFATLFFVFRYLLVGEFGFSDVAMGQLIKGIIYPFIYSAGIALAYLIMSSAENKIERQRIWVIYIVSFFIIFFWAAFEQAGSSLTFIADNQTDRNIFGWNMPPSMVQIFNGIFVVMLALPFSLLWDKLRAKGKEPVSPLKQAIGLALIAISYFIIAHNVKDLGNSGLLAIKWLMLLYLIQTMGELCLSPIGLSLVGKLAPKRFASLLYGVFFISNAAGYALAGSLGAIIPATGDKFQKAEALGVNLQDVLDKKVTLTAEQVALFEKEQLPVEYTSFAGFEIHNLYEFFMVFVILCGIAAIILAVLSPKLKKMMNGMT, from the coding sequence ATGAGTGAAGTAGCGGCAAAACAAAGCCATCCAAAAGGACTTTGGGTTTTATTTGGAACAGAAATGTGGGAGCGTTTCAATTTCTACGGAATGCGAGCGATTTTGACATTGTTCATGGTGAATTCTTTATTAATCAAAGAAGCAGATGCAGCCATTATATATGGTGGATTTTTAGCATTATGTTATTTAACACCACTTTTAGGAGGGTTTATTTCTGATAAATATATTGGAAATAGATATAGTATTATGTTGGGTGGTACACTTATGGCAATTGGACAATTTTTATTATTTATAAGTGCTTCAACTTTTGATTCAAGTATAAGTAGTGCAAAAATATTCATGTGGGTTGCTTTGTTTATTATCATTTTTGGGAATGGATTTTTTAAACCAAACATTTCTTCAATGGTTGGAAGTTTGTACCCAAAACAAGAAAAAAATAAATTAGATTCTGCTTTTACAATTTTCTATATGGGGATTAACATCGGAGCTTTCTTAGGTCAATTTATTTGCCCTTGGGTTGGAGATGTTAAAGATGCAGAAACAGGAGTTAGAGATATTTTTGCTTTCAAATGGGGATTTTTAGCAGCCTCGATTGCAATGATAATTGGAACCATTACTTTTTTTATATTAAAAAATAAATATGTAGTGACTCCTGAAGGTAGACCAATTGGAGGATTGCCTAAAAATAATGTAAGTGATGACTTTGAAGAAGGAGAAACACAAACTGCAAAGTTTACAGGAACGGCAATAGGTACTGCGGTTGCAATTTTCGCAACATTATTCTTTGTATTTAGATATTTATTAGTGGGTGAATTCGGATTTTCAGATGTTGCTATGGGGCAATTAATCAAAGGAATTATTTATCCATTTATTTATTCTGCTGGTATTGCTTTAGCATACTTAATTATGAGTTCTGCTGAAAATAAAATAGAAAGACAAAGAATATGGGTAATTTATATTGTTTCGTTTTTTATTATATTTTTCTGGGCTGCATTTGAACAAGCAGGTTCTTCGTTAACTTTTATTGCGGACAATCAAACTGATAGAAATATATTTGGATGGAATATGCCACCTTCAATGGTGCAAATTTTCAATGGAATTTTCGTAGTAATGTTGGCGTTACCTTTCAGTTTACTTTGGGATAAGTTAAGAGCTAAAGGTAAAGAGCCTGTTTCTCCATTAAAACAAGCAATAGGATTAGCTTTAATAGCAATTAGTTATTTTATCATAGCTCATAATGTTAAAGACCTTGGTAATTCAGGTTTATTAGCTATTAAATGGTTAATGTTGTTGTACTTAATTCAAACAATGGGAGAGTTATGTTTGTCGCCAATCGGTTTATCATTGGTTGGTAAATTAGCACCAAAACGTTTTGCCTCATTATTATATGGGGTTTTCTTTATTTCGAACGCCGCTGGATATGCTTTAGCAGGTTCATTAGGAGCAATTATACCTGCAACAGGAGATAAATTTCAAAAAGCTGAAGCATTGGGTGTTAATCTTCAAGATGTTTTAGATAAAAAAGTAACATTGACTGCAGAACAAGTAGCATTATTTGAAAAAGAACAATTGCCAGTTGAATATACTTCATTTGCAGGATTTGAAATTCACAACTTGTATGAATTCTTTATGGTGTTTGTTATTTTATGTGGAATTGCAGCAATTATTTTAGCTGTACTATCGCCAAAATTGAAAAAAATGATGAACGGGATGACCTAA